Proteins from a single region of Malassezia restricta chromosome IV, complete sequence:
- a CDS encoding DNA-directed RNA polymerase I subunit RPA1 — protein MDITRAITSHVKSASFSFLTAEEVRSISVRQVVNPVLLDNANAPTEGGLYDPAFGPMRLDDICQTCHMNHFDCPGHFGHIELPAPVFHPLFMNHAYTLLRGTCLYCHHFRISSMALAKYAAQFRLLEYGLVDEAHKMASEQLRGVPNTDGDEDEPLAQATQAPAAETVPEFVERISSTVRTIIARAEKRGLRRHADKGMATYAARRDLRNVFLKDILRRRCDRCSAVNPTLRKDGFVKITERDLSARDHAIHEARGIKRPNVLLDRTSAQAENATETESTMTLKEARKLSKEAGDHTRVVPPSECRANLRRLFAKEREICALVFGRHPMFGGKAAPSADVFFMEVVCVTPTRFRPASVMGDQTFENAQNELLTKVLNTTFYVRDCNDRAQLFQRKTNYPVLDGLDDGQAVAVQRQWELDRRAAMDALLSAMVQLQVSVNCYIDSSKNPSPQRQGQAATPGVKQGLEKKEGLFRKHMMGKRVNHAARSVISPDVNIETNEIGVPPVFAKRLTYPEPVTVHNYELMRQLVIHGPDVYPGAHAVRAEDGTETLLKNLSVEERTALANQLLTPQGQTSRQARGTFGGVGGTLRTPVTNKQVLRHLRTGDILVMNRQPTLHKPSMMAHRARVLQGERTIRMHYANCNSYNADFDGDEMNMHFPQSQMARAECYHIANTDNQYLVPTSGNPLRGLIQDHVVGGVWMTSKNTLYTRDEYQQLIFGALRPETYGFGGRIRTLPPAIFRPVPRWTGKQVISTILLNVTPPHAQGLNMNAKARVGAKYWGEQHKEEEVVVVRDGELLTGVLDKSQIGASAYGLVHAVYEIYGAETAGRLLSIFSRLFTMWLQHNAFSCRMDDLLLSADGDAKRRELLMAGAQHGLEAALGNVGLGDEDKHAPETQYNLRVRLEEVLRDDNKLAALDAAMMSASNKLTSSVISSCIPSGLWRVFPENNMQMMAVSGAKGSAVNVSSISCLLGPQALEGRRVPVMVSGKTLPSFKAFETAARAGGFVAGRFLTGIAPQEYYFHCMAGREGLIDTAVKTSRSGYLQRCLIKHLEGISVQYDQTVRNSDGFVLQFHYGEDALDVTKSKYLDRFDFTVQNFESYRRRYNPVQLEATMEVEKAPDHMKRALKKPHKYAPTMSVYSPARHFGSMSETFAQKVEDYVAKNPHGLLARKKKDTTPEGVPMQLARPKLSAEAFKAMTKVLYHRGLVEPGENVGLLAAQGIGEPSTQMTLNTFHFAGHGAANVTLGIPRLREIVMTASKDIKTPVMRLPVLAGVTDEQMRTFCKDGSRLVLSQIIEEAIVTERVLPKTAANGYQRQKQYTVRLQFYPADEVREEYNASTEHVLRGLEATFVPLVEREIVRELKRLRRDQVRQSQSIGQGQSFSESAEEEAPAARRREDDSDDEENVSEAGDDDDATAAKRRANAGSKVSYDDDAEDATDTADDIARAFNDEQADEEEQEPEEQEEAMETRVSDLGERLQNESKFVVGFRFDSAQGSWAEFDLQMLNSTEKMLLINVIERVCRASVVHEIPRVSRIMIPPPTPGDSSVALMAEGINLRGMWDFGFGVIDLNRMYTNDIGALLHNYGVEAARAAIVSELKGIFDTYGIGVSMRHMFLIADYQTAFGDFRPFSRGGLADAPSPLLKASFEMTMAFLSGAALFQEADDLSSPSSNIVVGRPVPTGTGATTIHMPLTASA, from the coding sequence ATGGACATAACGCGTGCGATTACGTCGCACGTCAAGTCCGCCTCATTCTCCTTCCTGACCGCCGAGGAGGTGCGAAGCATCTCGGTGCGTCAGGTGGTGAATCCCGTGCTGCTTGACAATGCTAATGCACCGACCGAGGGCGGTTTGTACGACCCGGCCTTTGGTCCTATGCGTCTGGATGATATTTGCCAGACGTGCCATATGAATCACTTTGATTGCCCTGGACACTTCGGACATATTGAGCTGCCTGCGCCCGTGTTTCATCCTCTGTTCATGAACCATGCATACACACTCTTGCGTGGCACGTGTCTGTATTGCCACCACTTTCGAAtctcgagcatggcgctggccaAGTACGCGGCGCAGTTCCGCCTGCTTGAGTATGGTCTCGTGGATGAGGCACACAAGATGGCGtccgagcagctgcgtggcgtccCAAACACCGATGgcgacgaagacgagcCCCTGGCACAGGCGACACAAGCCCCAGCGGCCGAGACGGTGCCCGAgtttgtcgagcgcattTCGTCTACAGTGCGCACGATCATAGCACGTGCAGAGAagcgcggcctgcgccggcaTGCCGACAAGGGCATGGCGACGTAtgcggctcgtcgcgatcTGCGCAACGTGTTCCTCAAGGATATTttgcgccgccgctgcgacCGATGCAGTGCTGTGAACCCGACGCTGCGAAAAGATGGCTTTGTGAAAATCACCGAGCGTGACCTGTCCGCACGCGACCATGCGATCCACGAGGCTCGCGGCATCAAGCGGCCGAACGTGCTGCTGGACCGGACGTCGGCACAGGCCGAAAACGCCACCGAGACCGAGTCGACCATGACCCTCAAGGAGGCACGTAAACTAAGCAAGGAGGCCGGTGACCATACCCGTGTGGTGCCGCCAAGCGAGTGCCGTGCGAATCTGCGGCGTCTGTTTGCCAAGGAGCGTGAGATTTGTGCGCTCGTGTTTGGTCGGCATCCCATGTTTGGCGGCAAAGCGGCGCCAAGTGCCGATGTATTCTTCATGGAGGTCGTGTGTGTGACACCGACGCGCTTCCGCCCAGCAAGTGTGATGGGCGACCAGACGTTTGAGAATGCACAGAACGAACTGCTGACCAAGGTGCTGAATACGACATTCTACGTGCGTGACTGTAACGACCGTGCTCAGCTCTTTCAGCGTAAAACGAACTATCCTGTGCTGGACGGACTGGACGACGGACAGGCcgtcgccgtgcagcgGCAGTGGGAGCTCGACCGGCGCGCAGCGATGGATGCGCTCCTCTCGGCGatggtgcagctgcaggtCAGTGTGAACTGCTACATCGACTCGAGCAAGAACCCGTCACCACAGCGTCAGGGCCAGGCAGCGACACCAGGCGTTAAGCAGGGTCTCGAAAAGAAAGAGGGTCTGTTCCGCAAGCACATGATGGGCAAGCGTGTGAACCATGCGGCCCGCTCAGTCATTTCGCCCGATGTGAATATCGAGACGAACGAGATTGGTGTGCCTCCTGTGTTTGCGAAGCGACTGACATACCCCGAGCCAGTGACGGTACACAACTACGAGCTCATGCGCCAACTGGTGATTCACGGTCCGGACGTGTACCCTGGAGCACACGCTGTTCGAGCCGAAGACGGCACCGAGACGTTGCTCAAGAACCTGAGTGTCGAGGAGCGCACTGCGCTTGCAAACCAGCTGCTGACACCGCAGGGCCAAACGTCGCGTCaggcgcgcggcacgtttggcggcgtcggtggcacgTTGCGGACGCCCGTGACAAACAAGCaagtgctgcgccacctgcgcaCGGGTGATATTCTCGTGATGAATCGCCAGCCGACGCTGCACAAGCCGTCCATGatggcgcatcgtgcgcgtgtgctgcaggGTGAGAGGACGATCCGCATGCACTATGCGAACTGCAACTCGTACAATGCAGACTTTGACGGTGACGAGATGAACATGCACTTCCCGCAGAGCCAGATGGCCCGCGCTGAATGCTACCATATTGCCAACACGGACAACCAGTACCTTGTGCCGACGAGTGGCAATCCACTGCGCGGTCTCATCCAggaccatgtcgtcggtgGTGTGTGGATGACGTCGAAGAATACACTGTATACCCGCGACGAGTACCAGCAGCTCATCTTTGGCGCACTGCGACCCGAGACCTACGGCTTTGGTGGTCGCATCCGTACGCTCCCGCCCGCCATCTTTCGACCCGTGCCGCGGTGGACAGGCAAGCAGGTGATCTCGACCATTCTGCTGAACGTGACGCCGCCGCATGCCCAGGGCCTGAACATGAatgccaaggcacgcgTGGGCGCCAAGTACTGGGGCGAGCAGCACAAAGAAGAGGAAGTTGTCGTtgtgcgcgacggcgaGCTCTTGACAGGTGTGCTGGACAAGTCGCAGATCGGTGCATCGGCGTACGGTCTTGTGCATGCGGTGTACGAAATCTACGGCGCCGAAACGGCAGGGCGCTTGCTGTCCATCTTCTCCCGCCTGTTTACCATGTGGCTGCAGCACAATGCGTTCTCGTGTCGCATGGATGATCTGCTTCTCAGTGCAGACGGAGATGCCAAGCGGCGGGAGCTGCTCATGGCGGGAGCACAGCATGGTctcgaggcggcgctgggcaaCGTCGGTCTCGGTGATGAAGACAAGCATGCGCCTGAGACACAGTACAATctgcgcgtgcgtctcgaGGAAGTGCTGCGGGACGACAACAAGCTGGCGGCCCTCGATGCAGCGATGATGTCGGCGTCCAACAAGCTGACGTCCTCGGTGATCTCGTCCTGCATCCCATCGGGTCTGTGGCGCGTGTTCCCAGAGAACAATATGCAAATGATGGCGGTGTCAGGTGCCAAGGGCAGTGCCGTCAACGTATCATCGATCTCGTGCCTGCTCGGCCCACAGGCCCTGGAGGGACGCCGCGTACCCGTCATGGTCAGTGGCAAGACGCTGCCATCGTTCAAGGCGTTTGAGACGGCCGCACGTGCCGGTGGCTTCGTCGCCGGCCGCTTCTTGACAGGTATCGCGCCCCAGGAGTACTACTTCCATTGTATGGCCGGTCGTGAAGGTCTGATCGACACGGCCGTCAAGACATCGCGCTCAGGGTACCTGCAGCGCTGCTTGATCAAGCATCTCGAGGGCATTTCTGTGCAGTACGATCAGACAGTGCGCAACAGCGACGGCTTCGTGCTCCAGTTCCACTACGGTGAAGACGCTTTGGACGTCACCAAAAGCAAATATCTCGATCGCTTCGACTTTACTGTGCAAAACTTTGAAAGCTATCGCCGTCGCTACAACCCCGTGCAGCTGGAGGCGACGATGGAGGTCGAGAAAGCCCCTGATCACATGAAGCGCGCGCTGAAGAAGCCACACAAGTATGCCCCCACCATGTCGGTATATTCCCCGGCGCGACACTTTGGCTCCATGTCAGAGACATTTGCCCAGAAGGTGGAGGATTATGTGGCTAAGAATCCACATGGCCTCCTTGCCCGCAAGAAGAAGGATACCACGCCTGAGGGCGTGCCAATGCAACTCGCACGGCCCAAGCTAAGTGCTGAGGCTTTCAAAGCGATGACCAAGGTGCTGTACCATCGCGGCCTTGTCGAGCCTGGCGAAAATGTCGGCCTGCTCGCCGCACAGGGCATTGGTGAGCCATCGACACAGATGACTCTCAACACGTTCCACTTTGCTGGACACGGTGCCGCGAACGTGACACTTGGTATCCCGCGTCTGCGTGAGATTGTCATGACGGCATCGAAGGACATCAAGACGCccgtgatgcgcctgcCGGTGTTGGCGGGCGTCACAGACGAGCAGATGCGCACCTTCTGCAAGGACGGCAGCCGGCTGGTGCTCAGTCAGATCATCGAAGAGGCTATTGTCAccgagcgcgtgctgcCGAAGACAGCGGCCAACGGCTACCAGCGCCAGAAGCAGTACACAGTGCGGCTGCAGTTCTACCCGGCTGATGAAGTGCGCGAGGAGTACAATGCGTCGACGGAACACGTTCTGCGTGGTCTTGAGGCCACATTTGTGCCCCTGGTTGAGCGGGAGATTGTGCGTGAGCTCAAGCGTCTGCGACGCGATCAGGTGCGGCAGTCGCAGTCCATCGGCCAGGGTCAGTCGTTTAGTGAGTCAGCagaggaggaggcgcccgctgcgcggcgccgtgagGATGACAGcgatgacgaagaaaaTGTGTCCGAAGCTggagacgacgacgatgcaaCGGCTGCCAAGCGACGCGCAAACGCTGGTTCCAAGGTTTCTtacgacgacgacgccgaggaTGCGACAGATACAGCGGACGATATTGCTCGGGCGTTTAACGACGAGCAAgccgacgaagaagagcaagAGCCGGAGGAGCAAGAAGAGGCCATGGAGACGCGCGTATCAGACCTAGGCGAGCGGCTGCAGAACGAGAGCAAGTTCGTGGTGGGCTTCCGCTTCGACAGCGCACAGGGCTCCTGGGCCGAATTTGATCTGCAGATGCTCAACAGTACGGAAAAGATGCTGCTGATCAATGTGATTgagcgcgtgtgccgtgcAAGTGTCGTCCATGAGATCCCACGTGTCAGTCGTATTATGATCCCGCCCCCGACACCAGGCGACTCGTCCGTGGCGCTTATGGCGGAGGGCATCAACTTACGTGGCATGTGGGACTTTGGCTTCGGCGTCATTGATTTGAACCGAATGTACACAAACGATATCGGTGCCCTTTTGCACAATTACGGCGTGGaagcggcgcgtgctgcaATTGTCAGCGAACTGAAGGGCATCTTCGACACGTACGGTATCGGTGTGTCGATGCGCCACATGTTCCTCATTGCCGACTACCAGACGGCGTTTGGCGACTTTAGGCCTTTCAGCCGCGGCGGTCTGGCagatgcgccgtcgcccCTGCTCAAGGCCAGCTTCGAGATGACGATGGCGTTCTTGAGTGGCGCAGCTCTATTCCAGGAGGCAGACGACCTCTCGTCGCCCTCGAGTAACATTGTGGTCGGTCGTCCGGTGCCTACGGGTACGGGCGCTACGACGATTCATATGCCTCTGACGGCATCTGCATAG
- a CDS encoding tRNA threonylcarbamoyladenosine dehydratase → MSTTRVPWWAVGAAALGSSLLTITALLGYQERVRQRRRRALKKEAARHAPDAPLPHVPTPPHAPVRKDMYDESLVREQLSRNYAFLGEEGMDAIRNSFVIVVGAGGVGSWAALMLLRSGVGRLRLIDFDQVSLSSLNRHACATLADVGRPKVVCCQQFFERIAPWAHVEAYVDLFRDSEADRLLAGAPTYVIDAIDNLDTKVDLIKYCARHDIKVFSSMGAGAKADPSCIQISDISTTVEDPLARVVRRELRVAGIPPIPPPGSEDPKALKETHEAILASTYTIPCVYSTEKSNTHLLPLPDEEFDKGPVHELAAFEDFRVRILPVLGPIPAMFGLAAATYILCDVAKHKLEPLNIKGRRKLYEKLFADLNVTESRYPSPPVDETTHRVPSNRRPLSEADVPPTYHATNDKGPPPRLRIPFSVNDIGYIFEEIFRGRSVVPPYDTLATGQIVRWDPRLPLDYNNVALFTRPQARRHEQHVLAPRADPAAYWGPLVTAKMQQRMAEELRMSHWR, encoded by the coding sequence atgtcgacgacgcgcgtgccgtgGTGGGCcgtcggcgcagcggcgctcggATCTTCTTTATTGACGATCACCGCACTTCTTGGTTACCAGGAGCGTGTGCGacagcgccggcgccgcgctctcAAAAAGGAAGCAGCGCGTCATGCGCCTGACGCGCCACTTCCTCATGTGCCCACGCCACCTCATGCGCCTGTGCGTAAGGATATGTATGACGAATCGCTCGTTCGTGAGCAGCTGAGCCGCAACTATGCGTTCTTGGGCGAAGAGGGCATGGACGCGATTCGGAATAGCTTTGTGATTGTCGTCGGCGCGGGTGGCGTCGGCAGTTGGGCCGCGCTCATGCTGCTCCGTTCGGGTGTGGGCCGCCTGCGCTTGATTGACTTTGACCAGGTGTCTCTTTCGTCGCTGAAtcgccatgcatgcgcgacgctcgcggaTGTGGGCCGCCCCAAGGTCGTGTGCTGCCAGCAGTTTttcgagcgcatcgcgccatGGGCACACGTTGAAGCCTACGTCGACCTGTTTCGCGACAGTGAGGCTGATCGGCTGCTAGCAGGTGCGCCCACGTACGTCATAGACGCGATTGACAATCTCGACACCAAGGTGGATCTGATCAAGTACTGTGCACGGCACGACATCAAGGTGTTTTCGTCGATGGGCGCCGGAGCCAAGGCCGATCCCAGCTGTATTCAGATCAGTGACATCTCGACGACCGTGGAGGATCCGCTCGCCCGCGTTGTGCGACGCGAACTGCGTGTCGCTGGCATTCCACCCATCCCCCCGCCTGGGAGTGAAGACCCCAAGGCACTCAAAGAGACGCACGAAGCGATCCTGGCGTCGACCTACACGATACCGTGTGTATACTCCACGGAAAAATCGAACACTCATCTCCTGCCGCTCCCGGATGAGGAGTTTGACAAAGGCCCTGTCCATGAGCTGGCCGCTTTTGAAGACTTTCGTGTACGCATTCTTCCTGTCCTGGGCCCGATACCCGCCATGTTTGGCCTGGCTGCTGCTACCTACATTCTGTGTGATGTGGCCAAGCACAAGCTCGAGCCACTGAACATCAAGGGCCGTCGTAAGCTGTATGAGAAGCTCTTTGCCGACCTCAACGTCACCGAGTCGCGGTACCCTTCGCCGCCCGTGGACGAAAcgacgcaccgcgtccCATCGAATCGCCGGCCATTGTCGGAggccgacgtgccgccgacgTACCACGCGACGAACGACAAGGGTCCGCCGCCACGACTGCGGATCCCCTTCAGCGTGAATGATATTGGCTACATCTTTGAGGAAATATTCCGGGGCCGCTCTGTCGTGCCGCCGTACGATACACTTGCTACAGGGCAAATCGTGCGCTGGGATCCACGGCTCCCGCTGGACTACAACAACGTCGCGCTGTTCACACGGCCacaggcacgtcgtcacGAGCAGCATGTGCTCGCACCGCGCGCGGATCCTGCGGCGTACTGGGGTCCTCTTGTGACGGCcaagatgcagcagcggaTGGCCGAGGAGTTGCGCATGTCGCACTGGCGCTAG
- a CDS encoding integrase, translated as MTTLYTSEPSDEDAQAFCEPVHVDTGFVYEHRLLFTEWLTSTTFKSVVPRKTFEVRSEVLCALAGGQSARQIAEKGMASMTFVQKTRQNYSLDQRGDLYYHARKGKGALLVIPDDQVFDTIVQEHNALHHQGTSKTWHEVSARYHGIPKRAVDWVLQRCVLCHAYRPGPRPAPTQPIPSHRAMERVQMDLIDMRQEPDGKFRWILHIKDHHTRFCMLYPLRHRRERDVLYYFLQWIAMMGPPAILQTDNGTEFVNLLLSQVAIQHHILVRRSQPGRPRSQGLVERANGHVRKLIAKWCHQFGERQWARCLPTIAFSCNTSVHASTNKSPFEMVFGRKPQWQRVRSASPLDLGPTSQGSLSKRTDDLHTATPPSTPRHDPVYPRGSCVSISITGVDRSPLDVYRIPAVVLSHKKHKGYRVATAWGILSKRVAPRHVLPLPEGHHLPARALAYLHPGIRAPYVRLSDCLQQLHDADPHEKDAPSQSMQMPSEAYESS; from the coding sequence ATGACGACATTATACACAAGTGAGCCGAGTGACGAGGATGCCCAGGCATTCTGCGAACCTGTTCACGTTGATACAGGCTTCGTATACGAACACAGACTCTTATTTACAGAATGGCTGACAAGTACTACATTCAAAAGCGTGGTGCCACGCAAGACCTTCGAAGTGCGTTCCGAGGTATTATGTGCGCTTGCTGGCGGACAGAGTGCTCGGCAAATCGCCGAGAAAGGCATGGCGTCCATGACTTTTGTGCAAAAAACGCGCCAAAACTACTCGCTCGACCAACGCGGCGACTTGTACTACCATGCACGAAAAGGAAAGGGGGCCTTACTGGTCATCCCTGACGATCAAGTCTTTGATACAATTGTCCAGGAGCACAATGCCCTGCACCACCAGGGGACGAGCAAAACATGGCACGAGGTGTCTGCACGGTACCACGGGATTCCAAAGCGTGCTGTCGACTGGGTGCTACAACGCTGCGTTCTCTGCCATGCATACCGACCAGGCCCGCGTCCAGCACCGACTCAACCTATACCATCACATCGAGCCATGGAACGTGTTCAGATGGACTTGATTGACATGCGGCAAGAGCCGGATGGGAAGTTTCGCTGGATTCTACACATAAAAGATCACCACACGCGTTTCTGCATGCTGTACCCTTTACGCCATCGGCGAGAACGTGACGTGTTGTACTACTTTCTGCAATGGATTGCTATGATGGGCCCACCTGCCATCCTGCAGACAGACAATGGGACCGAGTTTGTTAATCTGCTTCTTTCGCAGGTGGCTATTCAGCACCACATCCTTGTTCGGCGCAGTCAACCAGGGCGTCCTCGGAGCCAGGGACTCGTGGAACGAGCCAATGGGCATGTGCGCAAACTCATTGCCAAGTGGTGCCACCAATTCGGTGAACGGCAATGGGCTCGATGCCTGCCAACTATTGCTTTTTCGTGCAACACATCTGTTCATGCAAGTACGAACAAGAGCCCTTTCGAAATGGTATTTGGTCGTAAGCCGCAGTGGCAGCGTGTGAGGTCTGCTTCGCCCTTAGATCTGGGACCAACATCACAGGGCTCATTGTCTAAGCGGACGGATGACCTGCACACTGCGACGCCGCCTTCAACGCCACGCCACGATCCTGTTTACCCGCGTGGCAGCTGCGTCAGCATCAGCATTACAGGCGTCGATCGCAGTCCCCTGGATGTGTACCGCATCCCGGCCGTCGTACTGAGCCACAAAAAGCATAAGGGCTACCGTGTAGCAACGGCATGGGGCATTCTGTCAAAGCGCGTTGCGCCACGGCATGTGCTTCCTCTCCCAGAAGGCCACCATCTCCCAGCTCGTGCACTGGCCTATCTGCATCCCGGCATACGCGCACCTTACGTCCGCCTTAGCGACTGTCtacagcagctgcacgatgcaGATCCACATGAGAAAGATGCGCCTTCACAATCTATGCAGATGCCGTCAGAGGCATATGAATCGTCGTAG
- a CDS encoding ribonuclease T2, whose product MMRMLSAGVVALLGVALVNAKLYHNTTTYNHTCWLDKPVLSCSKEALNLAHLDSCCTETFGGLVAQTQFWDTHTGLEDKGQKLPDKHWTIHGLWPDFCNGSFTQYCDLKRQYDPRPSPPTQNGKENGTRVEPYKGPSIDTFIQDWGRTDLLEFMDTFWISQGSPNKDFWAHEFSKHGTCYSTFDIPCYGPKYREHEEVIDFFDTALSYYRKLPTYDWLAAAGIKPSNCTRYSLSNITSALEKRFGAKPYIGCSGPSFKDIEEGKHTNDTGNTVLSEVWYLNHVYGRVQDGRTKPVDSPTDTRCATSEHAILYPERAPSSLREVPKKYQHVFETK is encoded by the coding sequence atgatgcgcatgctcagTGCTGGCGTAGTTGCCCTGCTTGGCGTTGCTTTAGTGAATGCCAAGCTTTACCATAACACTACGACGTATAACCATACTTGCTGGCTTGACAAACCTGTGTTGTCATGCAGCAAGGAGGCCCTCAACCTCGCGCATCTCGACTCTTGCTGCACGGAGACGTTCGGAGGTCTCGTAGCCCAAACGCAGTTTTGGGATACGCACACAGGGCTAGAGGACAAGGGTCAGAAACTCCCCGACAAGCACTGGACCATCCATGGTTTATGGCCTGATTTCTGCAATGGCTCGTTCACACAGTATTGTGATCTGAAGCGTCAGTACGACCCCAGACCATCTCCTCCAACTCAAAATGGGAAGGAAAACGGCACTCGCGTAGAGCCCTACAAGGGTCCAAGCATCGACACTTTCATTCAGGATTGGGGGCGCACCGATCTCCTTGAATTTATGGACACCTTTTGGATTTCGCAAGGCTCACCCAACAAAGATTTCTGGGCCCATGAATTCAGTAAGCATGGTACATGCTACAGTACTTTTGACATTCCTTGCTATGGTCCCAAGTACCGTGAGCATGAAGAGGTGATTGACTTTTTCGACACTGCTCTCAGCTACTACCGCAAACTTCCTACATATGACTGGCTAGCTGCCGCTGGTATCAAACCTAGCAACTGCACCCGTTACAGTCTTTCTAACATTACGAGTGCCCTGGAGAAGCGCTTCGGTGCTAAGCCTTACATTGGATGCTCTGGTCCGTCTTTTAAGGACATCGAAGAAGGAAAGCATACGAACGATACTGGTAACACAGTCCTAAGCGAAGTTTGGTACCTCAACCATGTGTATGGTCGTGTTCAGGACGGCCGGACAAAGCCCGTTGACAGCCCCACGGATACAAGGTGTGCAACGTCAGAGCATGCCATTTTGTATCCTGAGCGTGCTCCGTCCAGCCTACGTGAGGTGCCAAAAAAGTATCAGCACGTTTTTGAAACGAAGTAG
- a CDS encoding 6-phosphofructo-2-kinase/fructose-2,6-biphosphatase 2: MTSTEDDSAVSDSEECETTIELSRPVPAPDPVKQQQFQQKVASTPLGSTSDGLLALLRDHPELVSTKLAAAAERNLPDETVTAPRVGSSTSSYAQALHEGGNVTSTLFPNQDMVLSPSLAPTTSMSRGSSQYSLPDMAMATLSSVSDPTIHTSVLKQSSKKKISRSMSISRNLGEQSHKPDHSEKIVVAMVGLPARGKSYLSNKLMRYLRWREYQVRVFNVGQLRRARAFEHTASFFNSANVEAVKSRDALAHECLNQLISWLKQGGNVGILDATNTTKARRKQIADRVAKESGMRLVFLESICTDPKVVEKNVEIKVRGTDPDYAKATREQAKDDFLRRIQYYEAVYEPLDADGTERPYTYCKIVDVGRSATMNQIASYLESQIAFYLLNLHIAPRNIFMSRHGESQYNVEGKIGGDADLSEHGWAYARALPQLIRDHIGDEPLTVWHSSLRRTAQTASFLKYPKLVWKSLDELDAGVCDSMTYKEIAEFYPEDYASRDEDKFNYRYRGGESYRDLVERLEPVIMELERQDNILIIGHQAVLRALYAYFMGYDQHDLPYIKVPLHTVIQLTPKAYGCDEKRYALPIEAVDTHRERPAHSLSNSISDLRTEENKDPSFTAATSPPPSQQRP, encoded by the coding sequence ATGACCTCGACCGAAGACGACAGTGCCGTATCAGACTCAGAGGAGTGCGAAACGACCATAGAGCTTTCGCGACCTGTGCCCGCGCCAGATCCGGTGAAACAGCAGCAGTTCCAGCAAAAGGTGGCATCCACGCCCCTGGGCTCGACGTCCGATGGCCTGCTGGCCTTGCTACGTGACCACCCGGAGCTCGTGTCGACGAAGCTCGCCGCGGCTGCCGAGCGCAATCTGCCAGACGAGACAGTGACTGCACCGCGCGTTGGATCTTCAACGTCTAGCTACGCACAAGCCCTGCATGAAGGCGGTAATGTCACGAGCACCCTGTTTCCGAACCAAGACATGGTCCTGTCGCCCAGCCTTGCGCCAACGACGAGCATGAGTCGCGGCAGCTCGCAGTACTCGCTGCCTGACATGGCGATGGCAACGCTGAGCTCAGTGAGCGATCCAACCATCCACACATCGGTCTTGAAACAGTCGTCCAAGAAAAAGATCTCGCGATCCATGTCGATATCCCGCAATCTGGGCGAGCAGAGCCACAAACCGGATCACAGCGAAAAGAtcgtcgtggccatggTCGGCCTTCCAGCACGTGGCAAGAGCTACCTGAGCAACAAGCTCATGCGGTATCTCCGCTGGCGCGAGTACCAGGTGCGTGTCTTTAACGTCGGGCAGCTGCGTCGGGCGCGTGCGTTCGAGCACACGGCATCGTTCTTCAATTCTGCGAATGTGGAAGCCGTCAAGTCGCGCGATGCACTCGCACACGAGTGCCTGAATCAGCTTATTTCATGGCTGAAACAAGGAGGCAATGTCGGCATCCTCGACGCGACGAACACGACCAAGGCTCGGCGCAAGCAGATCGCCGACCGCGTCGCGAAAGAATCGGGGATGCGTCTCGTGTTCCTCGAATCTATCTGCACAGACCCCAAGGTCGTCGAAAAGAATGTCGAGATCAAGGTGCGCGGCACCGATCCCGACTATGCCAAGGCGACGCGAGAGCAGGCCAAGGACGACTTTTTGCGCCGCATTCAGTACTATGAGGCAGTGTATGAGCCGCTCGATGCAGATGGCACAGAAAGACCCTACACGTACTGCAAGATTGTGGATGTGGGACGCAGTGCGACCATGAATCAGATCGCCAGTTACCTCGAGTCGCAGATCGCCTTTTACCTGCTCAACCTTCACATTGCGCCACGTAACATTTTCATGTCGCGGCACGGTGAATCGCAGTACAATGTCGAGGGCAAGATCGGTGGTGACGCGGACCTCTCGGAGCATGGCTGGGCGTatgcgcgtgcgctgccgcaGCTTATCCGGGACCATATCGGCGATGAGCCGCTGACTGTGTGGCACAGCTCGCTGCGCCGTACCGCCCAGACAGCGAGCTTCCTCAAGTACCCCAAACTCGTATGGAAGTCactcgatgagctcgacGCCGGAGTGTGCGATAGCATGACGTACAAGGAGATTGCCGAGTTTTACCCCGAAGACTATGCGAGTCGCGACGAAGACAAGTTCAATTACCGCTACCGTGGCGGCGAGAGCTACCGTGATCTGGTGGAGCGACTCGAGCCGGTGATCATGGAGCTTGAGCGGCAGGATAATATCCTTATCATTGGGCACCAGGCGGTTCTACGTGCGCTCTATGCGTACTTTATGGGCTACGATCAGCATGATCTGCCGTACATCAAAGTGCCGTTGCACACCGTCATCCAACTCACACCCAAGGCGTACGGATGCGACGAAAAACGGTATGCACTCCCAATCGAAGCTGTTGATACCCATCGAGAGCGCCCGGCACACTCCCTCTCGAATTCGATCAGCGACCTACGCACCGAGGAAAACAAGGATCCCTCCTTCACGGCTGCCACGAGTCCACCGCCCTCACAGCAGCGCCCCTAG